AGAGCGCTGCCCTGCCAGCTGGGGAGCAGCAAAGTGAGCAGGAGAAAAAAATCATTGAACAGCTTGCTATTTTCTTTGGTGCCCGGACAGAGCAAATACAGGCGTTGCTTTCCCTTACAGGGCATACCGCGCTGGTTCCGATCTTCTTGGATGCAACCAAAAAGGAAGAGGCCAAAGGCATTATTAAAGATGTGGCGAGACATCTGGTGTTAGTTCGCAAACTTAACCTCAAGGTCCAGGAAATTGAAAGCATCCGGCAACATCCGGCAAGCTACGGTATCAAAAATCCAACAAGCCTAAGTCCCTATGACATAATCAAGCTTATTCGTTTTAAAGAACTTGCAGCCAGCTATGACGATCCCCAGGACCATCTAACAGCCTATATGAATGCAGCCAATGAAGCCGAGGCATCCCAGGAGATGGCCGCCCTGACTGGACAAGAGGAAGGGCAAATCACAATTCTGTGGGCACTATTTAAGGATGCAAATCGTATGGACATCCTATATAAAATTTACCGAGTATGGGAACTGATCCAACAAACCGGTACCAATCTTTCCTTCCTGCAAAGCTTAAATAACCTGGCTGGCAAAGGTGTGACGGGGAGTTGGGATACCTATGTTTCAGCGGCAGACAGTCTGATTACCGCAGTTAAGGCTCGTTATACAAATGAAGTATGGAATAAACTTTACGAGCAGCTAGAAGGAGAAGAGCAAGAAAACAAGCGTCAAGCCCTTATTGGCCTAGCTATTCATCAATTATCTCAAAATGAAGAAACCCAATGGATAAAAAACACCAGGAATTTGTATGAGTATCTATTAATTGATGTTGAAATGAGCGGCTGTGCGCAAATTTCCTATATCAAGGAGGGGCTTAATGCTGTCCAAATCTACCTAAGCCGCTGCCGTAAACAGTTGGAACCGGGGGTAGAGGATTTCTCTGTTCCTGAAATATGGTGGGAATGGATGATGAACTATCGGGTTTGGGAGGCTAATCGAAAGATTTTCCTATATCCCGAAAACTACATTGAACCTGCCCATAGAAATTCCAAAACCCGTCTTTTCAAAGAACTGGAGAATACCCTCAAGCAGGGTGATATCGATAACAAAACGGTGGAAGAAGCATATAAAAAGTATTTAGATGGTTTTGCTGAGCTGGCCAAGCTGGTATACGTGGACGCATATTACTGCAATGTCAGTGATGAAAAAAGGGAAGACGCACCCACGCTCTTTTTGTTTGCCCGGACACAAACCCAACCCTACACCTATTATTATATTGTTCGTGAAAGTGACGGAACCTGGTCAGAATGGCATAAAATTAACATTACAATTAATTCCGAATATATTACGCCTGTCTATGTATTTAACAGGCTGTTTGTATTCTGGGTTGAACTTAAGAAAAACGAGGATAACCAAGAAGCAGGCAAAAAAATCACCCAGCACAAGGCATCCATTAAATATACCTTCTATAACTTTAGTGGCGACTGGATCCAACCCCAAACACTGGTGGAGGACATGGTTATATCAGTTCAGGGCGGCCCGCAGTTGCCCGGTTATAACGGCCTATTTTCAGCCAGCCTTTTTGATATAGACCAGCTATGGTGGAAAAAAGTCTATGCCTTAAAGCTAGAAAAGGGCCGCTACTGGATGCTTGGTGCCGGGGCCAATAAATTTGAAAAGGTGATGCTGCTTTACGGTCCGCTGCTTAATACCAGTGATTTCGGTGGCTGGACACCACCGGACTTCAGCAAGTCGCCTGTCAAGGACTCCTTTGCCTTTGGACTGTATCAAACAGCTAAAAATTTCAAGGTTGTGAAGGATTACGGTTACGAAGGATGTCTGCCGGTATGCAAGCCTGTTGTCATTAACGATGACCTTGAAAAGGGGTTTATTGCTAATCCCGATGAATTCCTTTTTATAAGGAAAGATTCTGCTGATAGCATAACCTGCTTTAGACCAAAAATTGATAGTACCTCCGGCTGTTTGAACTTGTTGGACTCGGAAAACATTATTTGTGACAATTTCAGCGAACAACAAATAATGGATACTTTAGGAAAAGTATGCCTGGCTTCGGGTACGACCTGCCTTTCTACCGCCATGAGAAACAAGAAATACGAAATTTTTACGGTCAAAAATCATCCGGCTGCCTTTGTTTTTAAAGGAGAAAAGGAATCTTTTCTGCTGTGTGATCCTGATAAAAATTTACTGTCAATCAGCCGTGGTATTTATAACTCGGATACCCTTTTCAAAGCGGATTCCTTTGTGTCTTCTGCGGTGGATATTCAAAAAGAAGGCTCGGAGACCCTTTTCAATCAACTTGTGCAATATGGTTATCTTAGCCAACAGGGGATCATTTCCACCGATACATTGTTGAGAGACCTGGTAAAAGATCTTAATGACATTTTTTATGATCAAGCCCAAAAGGACGATAAAGTGGCGGCTGTGAAAAATATACTTATGCACAGGCCCCTCATCAAGCCTAATTCATTTGTATCAGCCGATGTAAAAATTGAACAAAGTGGTTCCACAGCCCTTTTTAACCAACTCATGAAATATGGTTATCTAGACAAAAACGGACGTTTGGATGCGGATATTGATTTCTATACCCTTTCACAGGACGTTGCCAGTATGCTGCAAGGACAGCCCGACCAGGACAAAAAGGTTCGTTTTGTGGTGGATACCTTGTACCGAAGCGCCTTTCCAACTTCTGTAGGCTTTTTTGTGGGCAAAGAGCCGGCTTACAGTGTCTGTGACTTCAAATTCAAAGCCACCCGGATGACTACGGCAGCTGTACACAAGCTAAGTACGGCATTGTTTACTGGTAGCATAGACAAACTTCTAAGTCTGGAATCCCAGCAAATACCTGTTGAAAGCGAATTGCCCTTTCAAAGATTCCACTTCAGCGAACCTAAAGTTGAAGTGCCCGAAGTTTTGGACGGTACTCAAGTGGACTTTTTTGGTACTTATGGCCTGTATTATTGGGAACTGTTTTTCCATGCACCGCTGTATATTTATAAACTTTTGCAGACCAATCAAAAATTCCAGGATGCTGAAAAATGGATTAAATATATTTTTAATCCGACTCTGCCGCAAAATCCTGTCAGGGAAGATACCTTCCAGACTTCCAGACTAGGCATCCGTGACTCTCGGGCAATCTACAAAATATTGTGTGACCAAGGTATTATTACTGCGGAGGGTATGGTAAGTCCATCATTTACCAGGAAAACACCCTTGAACACTTACTTGAAAACTATTTTGAATCAGGAACAGATTGAATCTGTAAAGAATATATTGTTGAATTACAAGATAAGCAATCAGGTGGCACACTTTTGGCAATTCCAGCCCTTTCGTAACCATACATTGGAATCATTGCTTGACCAGTTGAAAAACCCCGGTGAGATTGCAGCTTATAATAATACTCCCTTCGACCCCCATGCCATTGCCCGGCTTAGGATAGGAGCCTATGAGAAAATGGTGGTCATGCAGTATATAGATAACCTGCTGGAATGGGGTGACTCGCTGTTTGCCCGGTATTCATGGGAATTCATCACGGCAGCTACACTGCTTTATATATGTGCCTATAACCTGCTGGGAGAAAGGCCTGAAAACATGGGACCAGCTAAAACGCCTACACCAGTGACCTTTCAAGATATTTTCCAAAAATACCAGTACGATATTCCCCAATTTCTTATCGATCTGGAGCATGTAACGGGCCAGCATCCTCCGGATACAGCGGGTACACCCTTTAATGAATTTGATGCTTATTTTTGTGTGCCGGAAAACACGGAGTTCATAGGTTATTGGGACAGAGTGGAAGACAGGCTCTATAAAATCCGGCATTGTCTTAATATTGACGGTGTCAAACAGGCACTACCGCTGTTTCAGCCGCCAATAGACCCGGCTCAATTGGCCCGTTTTGCTACGGCGGAAAGCGATATTCTTTCAATAATTTCCCACGGCAAAACCGACGTGCCCCACTACCGTTTTAACCATATGCTGGAGAAAGCCAAAGGCATGGCAGCCACTCTTTCCCAGCTGGGCAGTAGTTTGCTTTCGGTATTGGAGAAAAAGGACACAGAGGCTTTGACTCTGCTGCGCTCCACCCATGAAAAGAATATTCTCAATCTGACAACGCTGACCAAAGAAAAGCAGCTTGAGGAAATCAATGAAACAATAGAGTCACTTCGGCAAAGCTGGAGCAGTGCCCAAAACCGTCTGCAGCATTACCAGAGCTTGTATGATGAAAACCTCAATGCGTTGGAAAATACCAGCCTAAACCTTATGCAATCTTCAGTGGGCTTACAGGTTGTGTCAAGCTGTATACGTGGTCTATCGGTGGCAGGTTACTTAACGCCCAATATCTATGGCTTTTCCAACGGGGGTATGGACTTTGGTCAAGCCATCAATGCTGGTGCTCAGGTTATCGATGTAACGGCTGGCATCATGAGCCAGACCGCGGGTGTTATCGCTACGGGCGCCCAGTATGTACGCCGCCGGGAAGAATGGAAGATCCAGTGTGATATTGCTCGGTACGAGGTGCAACAGATCGAAAAACAGATATCAGCCAACCAGGCACGGCTGGCCTATATGGAAAGAGAACTGGAAATTCATCAGAAGAACATCCAACAGGCTGACGAATATGAATTGTTTATCAAAAACAAGTTCACCAACCAAGACCTCTATCAATGGATGATTGGTCGTATTGCCAGTGTTTACTTTCAGACCTATCGAATGGCCCTTGATACGGCCCTGGCTGCCCAAGCAGCATACCAGAACGAACTGTGCAGGGATGATCAGTTCATTGCATTTGATTATTGGGATAGCCTGCATAAAGGGCTTTTGACCGGAGAAAGCCTGTTGCTCTCTTTAAGTCAAATGGAGAAGGCCTATCTGCAAAATAACGTACGCCAGTTGGAAATTGAAAAAACCATCTCCCTACTGCATTTAGATCCACAGAGTTTCATGGCATTTAAGTGGGGTAT
This genomic interval from Desulforamulus reducens MI-1 contains the following:
- a CDS encoding neuraminidase-like domain-containing protein produces the protein MESFQEQNPQFNILDFNFHNEEQLANLKWDGTDKKTLLRNLQAYQRLLRIYPDVNAAQTLQEQGFDSAFKITALSRNQFVKELGPLLGEQGDAKAEKIHSRAENKKNQVMHTWAAAQNITSPHFKAMRVNSINSGVNAFFERMPSYQDIFGSLDYCQCEHCKSIFGPAAYFVDLMRITEKYVNKPNEKTIPPGMKLSDRRPDLTKIKLICENTNGTMPYLRIVNERLEDLVGRTLKERDNLYQTLANQYYPFNLPFQLPLERIRQYLQRLKTELWQIYDAFASSDKNKAAEYLKLSTEEWQLLTSENTNEDKLKEYYGIADLSRLTDAATFCNQTGLTFKQLRDLLYQNLSEEEVEQGIAKQFFINQGLPNYLRIEAAGEKQVIKNLNNTALDRLHRFLRLVRKTGWTYAELDWSLHCVKKGIPALDDSALAGLAGIKELASQLNVSTADACALLFDLKSYGVGIDPANSAAPFDLVFNGAGVKTYRPKYPWNPMYTQDVMQWQVAADDDANRNLAVRMAAAVALSQDHVKLLAQKLFGTEQPVNMTVENLSLLYRHAKLAALLTLPVPQYLKFIALLIDDVCRFTAGSIMETVQTASLLRRSGMNVFDLDYIVNGMNSPFVDTSYREQDVEPWLKTLPALVKSAALPAGEQQSEQEKKIIEQLAIFFGARTEQIQALLSLTGHTALVPIFLDATKKEEAKGIIKDVARHLVLVRKLNLKVQEIESIRQHPASYGIKNPTSLSPYDIIKLIRFKELAASYDDPQDHLTAYMNAANEAEASQEMAALTGQEEGQITILWALFKDANRMDILYKIYRVWELIQQTGTNLSFLQSLNNLAGKGVTGSWDTYVSAADSLITAVKARYTNEVWNKLYEQLEGEEQENKRQALIGLAIHQLSQNEETQWIKNTRNLYEYLLIDVEMSGCAQISYIKEGLNAVQIYLSRCRKQLEPGVEDFSVPEIWWEWMMNYRVWEANRKIFLYPENYIEPAHRNSKTRLFKELENTLKQGDIDNKTVEEAYKKYLDGFAELAKLVYVDAYYCNVSDEKREDAPTLFLFARTQTQPYTYYYIVRESDGTWSEWHKINITINSEYITPVYVFNRLFVFWVELKKNEDNQEAGKKITQHKASIKYTFYNFSGDWIQPQTLVEDMVISVQGGPQLPGYNGLFSASLFDIDQLWWKKVYALKLEKGRYWMLGAGANKFEKVMLLYGPLLNTSDFGGWTPPDFSKSPVKDSFAFGLYQTAKNFKVVKDYGYEGCLPVCKPVVINDDLEKGFIANPDEFLFIRKDSADSITCFRPKIDSTSGCLNLLDSENIICDNFSEQQIMDTLGKVCLASGTTCLSTAMRNKKYEIFTVKNHPAAFVFKGEKESFLLCDPDKNLLSISRGIYNSDTLFKADSFVSSAVDIQKEGSETLFNQLVQYGYLSQQGIISTDTLLRDLVKDLNDIFYDQAQKDDKVAAVKNILMHRPLIKPNSFVSADVKIEQSGSTALFNQLMKYGYLDKNGRLDADIDFYTLSQDVASMLQGQPDQDKKVRFVVDTLYRSAFPTSVGFFVGKEPAYSVCDFKFKATRMTTAAVHKLSTALFTGSIDKLLSLESQQIPVESELPFQRFHFSEPKVEVPEVLDGTQVDFFGTYGLYYWELFFHAPLYIYKLLQTNQKFQDAEKWIKYIFNPTLPQNPVREDTFQTSRLGIRDSRAIYKILCDQGIITAEGMVSPSFTRKTPLNTYLKTILNQEQIESVKNILLNYKISNQVAHFWQFQPFRNHTLESLLDQLKNPGEIAAYNNTPFDPHAIARLRIGAYEKMVVMQYIDNLLEWGDSLFARYSWEFITAATLLYICAYNLLGERPENMGPAKTPTPVTFQDIFQKYQYDIPQFLIDLEHVTGQHPPDTAGTPFNEFDAYFCVPENTEFIGYWDRVEDRLYKIRHCLNIDGVKQALPLFQPPIDPAQLARFATAESDILSIISHGKTDVPHYRFNHMLEKAKGMAATLSQLGSSLLSVLEKKDTEALTLLRSTHEKNILNLTTLTKEKQLEEINETIESLRQSWSSAQNRLQHYQSLYDENLNALENTSLNLMQSSVGLQVVSSCIRGLSVAGYLTPNIYGFSNGGMDFGQAINAGAQVIDVTAGIMSQTAGVIATGAQYVRRREEWKIQCDIARYEVQQIEKQISANQARLAYMERELEIHQKNIQQADEYELFIKNKFTNQDLYQWMIGRIASVYFQTYRMALDTALAAQAAYQNELCRDDQFIAFDYWDSLHKGLLTGESLLLSLSQMEKAYLQNNVRQLEIEKTISLLHLDPQSFMAFKWGINGAEIGKLTFELSEKLFDFDFPGHYRRKIKSILVTIPAIMRPYQNINATLVQNSNKIVLKPDIKAIEHVMEPATYPDYPDGSLRENWLPNQQIAITRGVDDSGLFVLDFRDEQYLPFEGTGAVSRWTLHLPPESNRIDFNTISDIILQIKYTAQDGGENLANQVKALLYADNPPYPYSLAKCVDLKQSYLAEWQKFINSWPSGGLQQISFPINDEMILPNLKDVQISTATVLLQTPAGIEVSDRDSTSQFVYLKTGDKDRQPVPINNNIGSIVLSKTLPIKENWLLELDTARLPAVLLDKGVINPHVLLDMVVLIGYESNVFNKPKKN